From Candidatus Nucleicultrix amoebiphila FS5, a single genomic window includes:
- a CDS encoding efflux RND transporter periplasmic adaptor subunit, with amino-acid sequence MKLALNKRMIIMLVGVAILFGGIFGYHVFTAMMFKKFMSAGGYPPETVAVQKTKLEPWQPKISTVGTLKSRNGVDVTTEITGLVKKIHFESGAQVKRDDLLVELNADSDIAQLQSLEATAALAKATYERDKAQYAINGISKAALEASEADLKSKEAQVKQQAAVVAKKNIRAPFSGKLGISAINDGQYMNPGDKIVSLQTLDPILIDFHVPQKFVSEVRVGQKITVTLDSYPDQKFQGKITSMDPIVNLSTRNLRLEATISNRDGKLIPGMFGNVEIQIGAAKNNLTIPQTAIAYNPYGDVVYVVKVDEKSEKGHEIMTAHPVFVTVGETRGDQVAILKGLEENMMIVISGSHKLKNGSRVVIDNTVLPSNEAAPTPPDDIE; translated from the coding sequence ATGAAATTGGCTTTAAACAAACGTATGATCATAATGCTTGTTGGCGTTGCTATACTCTTTGGAGGGATTTTTGGGTATCACGTTTTTACTGCGATGATGTTTAAGAAATTCATGAGTGCAGGAGGATATCCTCCTGAAACCGTAGCTGTACAAAAGACTAAACTAGAGCCTTGGCAACCAAAAATTTCAACAGTGGGCACTTTGAAATCGCGGAATGGCGTTGATGTGACAACGGAAATCACTGGTCTTGTAAAAAAAATTCATTTTGAATCAGGCGCCCAGGTGAAGCGTGATGATTTGTTAGTAGAGCTTAATGCTGACTCGGATATTGCTCAATTGCAGTCTTTAGAAGCAACAGCTGCTTTGGCAAAAGCCACCTATGAACGTGACAAAGCTCAATACGCTATTAATGGCATTAGTAAAGCAGCGCTTGAAGCTAGCGAAGCAGATCTAAAAAGCAAAGAAGCGCAAGTTAAGCAACAGGCAGCCGTCGTAGCTAAAAAAAACATACGGGCACCCTTTAGCGGAAAGTTAGGCATTTCCGCCATTAATGATGGGCAATACATGAATCCTGGTGATAAAATTGTTTCATTACAGACTTTAGATCCCATTTTGATTGATTTTCATGTGCCACAAAAGTTTGTCTCAGAGGTGCGTGTTGGACAAAAAATTACAGTGACTCTGGATAGCTACCCTGATCAAAAATTTCAGGGGAAAATAACTTCAATGGATCCAATAGTGAATCTATCGACGCGCAATCTTCGACTTGAAGCAACGATTAGTAATCGAGATGGTAAGCTAATTCCGGGTATGTTTGGGAATGTTGAAATTCAAATTGGTGCTGCAAAGAATAACCTGACGATCCCTCAGACAGCTATTGCCTATAACCCTTATGGCGATGTCGTCTATGTTGTTAAAGTAGATGAAAAATCTGAAAAAGGTCATGAAATCATGACGGCACATCCTGTATTTGTGACTGTTGGCGAAACACGAGGTGATCAAGTCGCTATTTTAAAGGGATTGGAAGAAAATATGATGATAGTCATTTCAGGAAGTCATAAACTTAAGAATGGCAGCCGGGTTGTGATTGACAATACAGTTTTGCCCTCTAATGAAGCTGCTCCGACGCCGCCAGATGATATAGAGTAA
- a CDS encoding efflux transporter outer membrane subunit, translating into MLSGCAVGPDFKEPEAPRIESYDQDGLPDAIDIDGKAFQNQRFLINESIPEDWWTLFNSDALNDLVMQGMKNSPTVQSAEAALLSAQNKLMAAVGSDYFPEVNANFSPKRLRTSGAGSGLTQFPPKVFSLQHASVDVSYILDVFGGLRRQVEAVEADVENQQYLLQAAYLTLASNIVTNVVTEASLREQVEARTRDIEASEKILAITQKQYDLGAVSKTDVLNAQNQLEQQRLTLPSLQQKLTQNRNALAVLVGELPGQKELPVFTFDALDLPHEIPVSLPSELVKQRPDIKSAEAQLHKASANIGVATANLFPKLTLTGSVGSESSRGRNLFSSAASIWSIGMQILQPIFKGGALLSLREAAIADYKNALAQYQQTVLQGFQNVANTLKALQNDAKSYEASKIAELAAFQTLEITQKQYDLGAVNFTTLLNIDRLYQQARAARAIAQAARYNDTAALFLSMGGGWWHASNKNSESEVEK; encoded by the coding sequence ATGTTATCAGGCTGTGCTGTTGGCCCTGATTTTAAGGAACCAGAGGCACCTAGAATTGAATCCTATGACCAAGACGGCTTGCCAGATGCGATTGATATAGACGGTAAAGCTTTTCAAAATCAACGTTTTCTTATCAATGAATCTATACCTGAAGACTGGTGGACGCTCTTTAATTCAGATGCTCTGAACGATCTTGTGATGCAAGGGATGAAGAATAGTCCCACGGTTCAATCGGCTGAAGCAGCGCTTTTAAGTGCTCAAAATAAATTGATGGCAGCAGTTGGTTCTGACTATTTTCCTGAAGTGAATGCCAATTTTTCTCCAAAACGGTTACGTACGTCAGGCGCCGGGAGCGGGCTAACGCAATTTCCCCCCAAAGTTTTTAGTTTGCAGCATGCATCCGTTGACGTATCTTATATTCTTGATGTCTTTGGCGGATTGCGACGTCAAGTTGAAGCAGTTGAAGCCGATGTTGAGAACCAACAGTATTTGCTACAGGCTGCTTATTTAACTCTGGCGAGCAATATCGTGACTAATGTTGTGACTGAAGCTTCACTGAGGGAACAAGTTGAAGCTAGAACACGGGATATTGAGGCAAGCGAAAAAATTCTTGCGATCACTCAAAAACAATATGATTTGGGAGCTGTTTCTAAAACTGATGTTTTGAATGCTCAAAATCAACTCGAACAACAACGTTTAACGCTTCCATCCTTGCAGCAAAAGCTGACACAAAATCGTAATGCTCTGGCCGTTTTGGTAGGAGAGCTTCCTGGTCAAAAAGAACTGCCTGTGTTTACATTTGATGCGTTAGATTTGCCCCATGAAATTCCTGTGTCTTTGCCGTCTGAGTTGGTGAAACAACGTCCTGATATCAAATCAGCAGAGGCACAATTGCATAAAGCGAGTGCCAATATTGGAGTAGCTACAGCAAATCTTTTTCCCAAGCTAACATTGACAGGAAGTGTAGGAAGTGAATCAAGTAGGGGGAGGAATTTGTTTAGTTCAGCAGCGAGCATTTGGTCAATCGGAATGCAAATATTACAGCCAATTTTTAAAGGAGGTGCTCTGCTTTCATTAAGAGAAGCTGCAATTGCGGACTACAAAAATGCATTAGCGCAATATCAACAAACTGTCTTGCAAGGATTTCAAAATGTGGCAAATACTTTAAAAGCCTTGCAAAATGATGCAAAGAGTTATGAAGCTAGTAAAATAGCTGAATTAGCAGCTTTTCAGACACTTGAGATTACACAAAAGCAATATGATTTAGGAGCAGTGAATTTTACGACTCTTTTGAATATTGACAGACTCTATCAACAGGCACGTGCAGCGAGAGCTATTGCTCAAGCAGCACGATACAACGATACAGCAGCGCTTTTCCTTTCGATGGGAGGAGGGTGGTGGCACGCCTCAAACAAGAACAGCGAAAGCGAAGTGGAGAAATAA